The DNA segment CGGTTCACGGCACCCGCACCACACTGATCCACTTCCCGAGCAGCCCTGAACTACACTGCAATTACCGCACTTCACCCGCCCCCCGGCCAAATCAATCCAAAAATAAAAACCGGCTATCTAAAACGCCCCAATAGCCGGCCAACTGTTGAAACCAGTTGCGGAGCCGCACCGCCTGCCGCTTCCCCAGGCCGGCGTCCAGCGCGCAAGTCCAGCCCTTTACTCACTTCTCTCCGTTTCCTCACCACCATGCGGCCAACCGCCTTTCCCCGCAAAAAAAGAAAAAGCCCAGGCTGCATTACACAGACTGAGCCCCCGCATTATTCTTACTTAACCGCCTGACCCTGAACGGAGCGGGCGATTTCGAGCATTTCTTCTTTTGTCAGATCGTTTGACACAAGGTAGTAATCGACACCTTCGTCAGTCCATGAGATGGAAGTGTCGGTGATTGCCGCTACTGCGTTATGCAGGTGGGCCGGTTCGCCGTCCATCATGACAGGGGCTGCAGATTCGCTGGCCGATGCGGTTTCCTCGATCAAGGTGAATGATTTTTCACCGCCGAACGTGAGGACTACGCGCTTGCCGTTAGCTGTTTTCATTTCTTTTTCTTCAACGAGCTTGACGCCTTCTGGCTTATTTACCGGATAGAGCACTTCAAACGAATCGGCTTTCGGCTCGGCCATCGTCGGCATGTCGATTTGTCCGCTTGTCATGTTGCGGTCCATATCGAATGCGTTGTCATCGAAATCGGCATCCCAGTCAAACTTGGAATATTCCACTTTTACAAGGGCATTCCCGTCCTGGTCCATCACTTTCACCTGTCTTGGGGCCAGGTTTTTCTTATTGAGCGTGATTTCCTGGCGCGGAAGCATTTTGTTGTTCTGGTAGTTCGTCTTTGTTTCGAATACAAAATCACTTTCCTTCGCCGTAAAGGCGGACTCAGGGTCGTTCAGGATATCTCTGGCGAGCGATTCGAACAGGTACGGCTGGCTGCTGTTATCCGGCCATTCGCTCTGGAAGCGGAAGCTTTTGTTCAGGGCTGGTGTGAGCACGAATACACCATCATCATTGCGTAAAATCATCTGGCTCTGGTCTTTTTCCGCATTTTTCAAAAGCACCCTGTAGTAGCTCGGCTTTTTATACCAGATCTCCACTTCATAAATTTGCGGTTCTTTCCCTGTTTCAAGCGTCATTTTGGCATCCGCTTTATAGCTGGACATCTTATTCAGCTTTTCATCAAGCGAAGACATAACATCTTCCTGGCTTTTCTCACCGCATGCTGCCAGGCTCAATACCAATAAAACTGACAGCACCATTGGTATAAATGTCTTCTTCATTCTGTCACCCCTTTGTCTCAGTAACGACAAAGGAGAGAACTTGTATGCATAATGCTAATTCGCCACTGTCAAAAACGCAGCCGGGAGAGCGTCGACCAGATCACCGGCAAGTACATCCATGGAAGTATGTCCCGCTTTCATTAAATAATCCGCGGCCCGGCCATGCAGGAAAACCGCATTGCTCAGGGCAGGCTGGATTTCGGTGTGCTGCATGAGGAAAGCGAGGATCATACCGGTCAGCACATCACCCGAACCGCCTTTGGCGAGCGCCGGGTTTCCGGTTGTGTTCACCCATTGCCGCCCGTCCGGTGCTGTCACGATTGTATACGGGCCTTTAAGGACAAGATATACGCCGAATTCAGCTGCGAATTCCTGGGAAAGCTGAAAACGCCTGGACTGGACCTCTGCAACGGATACACCGGCAAGATGCGCCATTTCACCCGGATGGGGTGTAAGGATCACCGGTTCCGGCCTCTGTTTGAGTTCGTCTTTCAGGAAACCGGCATGGTAAAGTGCATCGGCATCAAGCACAAGCGGGGCTTTTACCGCCTTCAGCAAGTACTCGATCACTTCCGTCCCTTGTTCATGCCTTCCGAACCCCGGTCCCGCGGCAATGCCGTCGAATTCGGAAACGTTCACTCCATGAAGGGACGCAATGAATCCATCCTTTTCGGGCAAAGACCTGTACATCGCTTCCATTGCATGGGAGGCCACTGCATCAAGCACCGACTCCGGCACAGCGGCGGTCAGGAGCCCGGTACCTGAGCGCAACGCGGCAAGAGAGGCCATTGCTGGTGCTCCTTTCATCATGCGCGAGCCGCCGATAACGAGTCCTTTTCCGTGGCTGCCTTTGTGGGAATCCGCTCTTCTGCGCGGCAATGAGGCTGCCGCGTCCGCTTCCCCCCACACTATCCGCTTTCCAGCCTCTTTTTCAATGACTGCGGGCGGAATGCCGATATCGACAGTCACCAGCTCGCCGTATGCTTCTCTGCCCGGATACAAAAATGCGCCTGTTTTCGGGCATTGGAGCGTGATGGTGGCGTCTGCTTTGAAGACGATATCCGGATAGCGGCTGCTGTCCGCTTCCAGCCCGCTCGGAATGTCGATGGCGATTTTCATTCCCTTCATCCCGTTTACGGCTGCAATGATTTCGCGGTATGGAGGGCGCACATCCCCTTTGATGCCGATGCCGAAGATGGCATCAATATATACATCAAAGGCAGGGAGTTCAGATAGAAGCACATCTGTGCCTTCCTGTTCAGCATAGCGCGCCGTATAACCGGATGCCGTAAAAATATCCCGGTGCAGCCCGGCATCGCCTTTCAGCTTTTCCTCAGGCGCAAGCACCCAGAGCGTCACATCGTACCCGCGGGCAAGGAGCGTTCTCGCAATGACAAACCCGTCTCCCCCATTGTTGCCGGTTCCAGCCAGCACAGTAATCCGGTTGTTCTTATCCACCCTTTTTTCAATTTCCGCGGCAGCAGCCCTTCCCGCATTTTCCATCAAGGCGGCGCCGGGCAGCTTGACCTTTTCCATGGTACAGCGGTCGATGGCGTACATTTCATTTGCAGTGACGATTTGCAAACCAGTTCCCTCCTAACCGCACTAAATTTATATGAGACAAACTGTGGTGATATGCAGACTAGCTTTATAAGCTTTCGATAATTACCTGTGCAGCGGCGTATTCGCGGCTATGTGAAATACTTGCGTGAACATGAAAGCGGCTGTTGAACAGCTTTGATTTTATGTATGGCTTTCCAGCCGGATCGGATGCTGTTTCGATATCCTGGAAACTGAGCTCGGATCCGATTCCGGTTCCCGCCGCTTTTGAAAAAGCTTCCTTCACGGCAAACCGCCCGGCAGCGAATTCAAGTTTCCGCCTTCCGGAAAGGCTTCCGCACCGTTTTAGTTCCGCTTCTGTCAAGATCCGGGCCAAAAACCGGGACTGCCGCTCCATCAATTTTTCAATCCGGTCCAATTCAACAATGTCAATTCCGATTCCATGAATCATCTTTTTCCCATCCAGACTTTTTGAGGTAAACTCATTTTTTTCACCTTTCCAGACATATACTGATAAAAATAGCGGTACAATCGCCTTCATTATAGCATTCCTTATTGTACTTCCTGCAACCGCACCTGTGTTACACTGATTCATATAAACGGACTATGGTCCCCGATTTGCAAAGGAGCATGAACATGTTTGTAAGAACGGAAGATTTCCGGACATTCTTAAGACTGTATCCTGTAGTCTCTATAATTGTCGCCGTCAATTTTTTGATCGCAATTCTCGCCTGGTTCTTTCCGGACCTGGCCGCAAAAGGAATCGGCGTCAATATATTGATTGCCCAGGGTGAATACTGGCGGCTTGTTACACCGATTTTTTTACATGGCGGACTCGGGCATGTACTGTTCAATTCATTTTCGCTCGTCCTGTTCGGGCCCTATCTTGAACGGCTGCTTGGAAAAGGCAAGTTCCTGCTCGTCTACCTGCTGACAGGCATCGCAGCGGATATCGCCACATATATGCTTGAATCACCGTATTACAGCCATGTCGGATCATCCGGCGCCATCTTCGGGCTGTTCGGCATTTACCTTTATATGGTATTGTTCCGGAAAGACTTGATTGACCAGGCCAATTCCCAGATTGTGATCACCATTCTTGTTATCGGCCTGCTGATGACATTCACCCGGGCCAACATCAACATCCTTGCCCATCTGTTCGGCTTGATTTCCGGGGCGGCAATTGCACCTCTCTTCCTTGGCAGCCCGCCACGCAGCCCCTATGGATATAATCCTTATCCGGCGCGAAGGAGACGAAACTGGACGCTGCCGGCCGGCACCCTTCCGAAAATCATGTGGGGCGTTCTGGCTGTACTCATTTTAATCGGGCTTCTTGCGCGATTTTAAAAAAGCATCCGGTTTTTCACCCGGTAGTTGAGTGGGTTGAAGCTGAAAGCATAAGAAATCGCAGGAGAGCCGAACAGCGGCAGCCCACAGGTGGGGAAGGAATGGGTTCAGGGTACTGAATGCTGGTTCAGCACCTGTATTGTTGGCATTCAGCTGTTTACTGCTACTGAATACTCGTTCAGTGATTGTATTTATGTTTTTCAGTTGTTTACAGGCACTGAATCCTTATTCAGTGCCTGTATTTATGTTTTTCAGCTGTTTATAGGTACTGAATCCTTATTCAGTGCCTGTATTTATGTTCTTTAGCTGTTTACAGGTACTGAATCCTTATTCAGTGCCTGTATTTATGTTCTTCAGCTGTTTACAGGTACTGAATCCTTATTCAGTGCCTGTATTTATGTCTTTCAGCTGTTTTACAGGTACTGAATACTCGTTCAGTGCCTGTATTTATATCTTTCAGCTGTTTATAGGCACTGAACCCTTGTTCAGTGCCTATATTTTCACCATTCAACTGAAGGCCCCCTGCTCGCCCTACCGCAAAGAAGACACCGTGAGTGCGACCAGAGGAATCCAGGGACAGATGCCCGCATGTTCCCATGGTGAATGCGAATGCTTGCAGCGAAAACCGCCCCAACCGCAATCACTCCGGCTCATCCAGAAGCGGATTTGATAACAGTCCCCTGTCCTTTTCGATGAAATCCGGACGTTCATGGGAATACCACTCGAACATATCGAGCACATCTTCTTCCCGCAAATCTTTTACGGTGAAATCTTTGCCGGCGAAGCTTGAAACCACCGCGGAACTGATGCTGGCCAGCCCTTGCCTCCTCTGGAACAGATGCTGGCTGACTTGCAATGACTGGACCCGCTTTTTCGGAAGTGCGACTGTTGTCCTTCCGAATTGGCGGTATCGTAAAAACAGGAATCCTGAATCGATATGCCAGCCCGCATCTTTCCAGCGCAAGTATCCGATAAACCCGGCGGCCGGAATGAGCAGGAGGCCGATCATTCCCCATGGATACAGCCAGACTGCGGCGGCAGCTGCCGGAATCACAGCCGGCACCGCAGCCCGGAAAAGATAGCGCCGCAAAGCCCGGGCAGGCGGTCCTGTGTAGATGGATGACAGCGAATACTCCGGCAGCATCTTCTCCAGGAATGCTTCAGTATCCCGCCTGCGCAAAATCGGGTAAAGAGTCGTTGAAAAGTCTTCTTCCTTACTGGAAGCGCCGCCAGCACTTTCGATAAAAAGCGTCGCAAAGCCGAACGGCTGCCTTAACACCGACTCCGACATTCTGACCGCCTGAATGCGGCGGACGGGAATCGTCACCTGCCTCTTTTCGATCAGCCCCCTGCTGATGATGATGTCATCCCCTTTGCGGGTCACAGTGAAGTTGCCGTAGCGGATAATCGTACCAGCGATGGAAAGGAGCCATGCAATCACCGCACCAACCAGCACCGCCCCGACAATGACGAGAACACCCAGTCCTACCACCCACTCAAACGCTTCGACAAACATGTCTTCCGGAATCAATTCATCAAATTGGGAAGCAAGCGCCGCCAGCGCCGATAAAATGACGCCTATCCCTCCCGACGTGGAAGCGGCGATCAATAAATCAGACGTTGTGAGCCGGTATGTGACTTCAGTTTGTTCCTCAGCGCTTTCTTCTTCACCTTCCGGCATGTCCAGCGGCTGGGGCTTGAGGGCGATCTTCAACTCTTCCGCTTCTTCCATTTTGACCGCAGTAAGGACCGCTTCAGCCTGAGCACCCCCGCCGGCCGTTTCGACCTGGACCTTCACGAGGCCGAACATCCGCTGTAAAATGCCGCGGCTGAAATCGATTGACTGAATCCGTTCCAGCGGGATATATCGTTTTTTCCGTACAAAGATGCCGTATTCGATCCTGAGCTCATTTCCTTCGACACGGTATGTATATCTCAGCCATGAAACAATGCCGGCTGCCAGCAGTATGACAAGAAGAGCCAGAAGCCCTAAATAATAATACTTTTGGAACGGGTCATTTCCGCCGGGCCCGACAAAAAGCAAGAACAAAACCGGTACGATCAATTCCTTAAGCATTTTCAGAAACGAAATCACGGCGGCAACAGGATGGAGGCGGCGCTGTTCAAACATCATCTTTCGCCACTCTCGCCAGTTCGGAAATCCTGTCCCTGAGGCCGTCCGCTTCCTCAAGCGCAAGGGCAGGAATTTCATGAACGGTCGCCGCCGTTGAAATGATGACGGTGGCAAGCCCGTATCTCCTTAAAAAAGGCCCCTGCTCCGTATCAACATGCTGGACACGGACCATCGGCACGAGCGTCCTCTTCACGATCCATACCCCTCGCTGCAGGTCAATTTCGTTTTCATGCACCTCATAGCGCCAGCGCCGCCACCGAATTTTCGGCAGCAAAAAAACAAACAAAAAACTCAACACAGCCAGTGCCGCTCCGGAAGCAGCAGCAATCCAACCCGGCAGCCCGAAGCGGACCGACAGGACAATATACCCTATGTAAAGCACCCAAATTATAATAAACGGAATGGCTGCGGTCATTGACCATACCTTCAAAGCCTTCCGCGATATTCGCTGTTGCGGCAACGGTCTCATTCTTTTTCCCCCATTGGTCTTTTCCTACATTGTACCAGTTTTTGCGGCCGGAAAAACATTATCGGATATACATGCTGTCCGCTCCTTTTATATAGAGGCCGTGCCTCCACCTGTTCCTTCCTGCCGGGACCCCCTCTTGCAATTATTTCAGTGTCTTTTTCAGGAGCGAGCTTAATGCGCCGGTCCGCATATGTCCGGCCGACTTTGCTATGTTATCTTGAAACTCGCTCCGTCAATCACTTCAGCATCCGGATGCTTTTTCACATCTTCCATGAGCCGGAACAGGGCATCATCCTTCTGCTTCGCTTCAATCATGCAGTCAATCTGTTTGACGCTTCCTTTCACCTTGTTCAGAAAATCAAAAAACATATCGGGATCGATGAAATCGGCATGTGCCCTGTAATCTTTTTCATTGCGCGGGCTGGATATATGCATTTTCACAGGCAAGTCCGATTGTTCCCACGTTTGTAATATCCGCTCCCAGTAGACGATGAAATCCTCTTCATCATAGTGGGCGAGATGATGGTGATAATCGAAAACAAGCGGGATGCCAAGCTTTTCGCATAAGTAAAGCGTATCGGCTGTGTGAAACGTCGTATCATCATTTTCGAGCATGATCATTTCCTGGATGTGATGCGGAACATATCCCCAATTATTCACAAACACTTCCAGTGCCTTTTCCTTATCTTTATAAGTACCGCCTACATGAAGCACACAGCGATGGCGGGCAGGAACGCCCATCCCTTTTAACAGGCCGTGATGCATGTTCAGCGTCTTGATCGTGTTATTGAGCACATCCACCTTTCTGGAAGTCAGCAGCACAAAATGATCCGGGTGGAAATCGACCCTTGCCGGATGCTCTGCAAGCCAGTTTTTAATTTCTGCAAGAGAACCCTGTATCGCTTTGAGATAATCCCAGTCCTCTACTTCAGGATGGTTGGCGAGCGGGACGAGGCGCGAGCTGAATCGGAAAAAGGATATATCATGGGCCGCGTTATGCTTCAGCAGCCGCAGGCTGTTTTCGATATTGGCGCGGGAAATCCTTTCAAGTTTCGCGATTGCCGCTTCACGGTCTTTGATTTTTTTAAACTGGGTAAATGTCATGGTGCGTGACGGCGATGCATTCTGCAAATTAACACTCATGGCGACATACCCAAGTCTTATGATTGTCATAATGAACACCTCTGATTGACATACTGTCCGGAAGCCTGAACCGGCTAAATGGACTCTGATTGTTAGTATGCCTTCAGCGTCTTATTTCATGACGGGAACGTCCTGCTATCATGACCCGGGGCCTGCCGGGTATGCCGCCGGCGGCATTTCCCTCCTCAAGGTGTGATGTACAGCGCGGGCAGCGTACAGCCTGCATGCTGATCGGGCTCTTGCAGTACGGGCACTCTTTGGCGGCAAGCGGCACAACCGGATCGGCCCGGAGCTTGTTGATTTGTTTAATGCTGATAAAAATGGCGAAAGTTACAATTAAAAAGTGCAGGACAGCACTTATAAATATCCCGTAATTAATCGTAGCGGCCCCCGCAGCCTTCGCTTCAGCAAGTGAATCGAAGGGCTTCCCCGACAAATTGATATACAGACTGGCAAAGTCGACCTTGCCGAGCAGAAGTCCGATCGGCGGCATCAGCATGTCGGTAATAAACGAATCGATTATTTTTCCAAAGGCGGTGCCGATCAGAACGCCGATACTCATATCAACCATGTTGCCTTTAAGCGTGAACTCTTTGAACTCATTCACCAATTTCAAAATGCGCGCCCCTTTTCCTTTTTGTTTTCAAGGTATGCTTGTCTGGCTGCTGTCATGCCGGTTTGTAAAGAGGCTTATTCTGGTGAGGCATGTGCAGGGCGGCGTGAAAACGGTGCCGGAAAGCTGGAGTTGGCGGGAAAAACGTGTAATTCCCGGGAGGCAAGGTCTCCCCCAGAGAGCGGTATATGGTGCGAAAAGGTGATTGTCTGGGGCAGGTTCGGCATCTGGGGCTGGCTGCTGGCGTTGTGCGTCAATTCGGCGGATATTAAATTGTCAGTTTCATCTTTTTACAGGACGTGCGGAAAGCAGCCACTCTGCTCTGGTTAGCGGCGGTGCCCGGGCGGCGTGAAAAGTCCGAGTTATGGCGTGAAATCGGCCCTCTGGCATGAAAAGTCCCAGTTGCGGCGTGAAAAAACTGGGATTTGCCGTGAAATGGAATGAATTCGGCGTGAAAACCGTGGGCTGCGGCGCGAAACCGAATCGATCGACTAGCACCGATTCTCGTTCGGCGTTAAAACTGCAGAATACCGCTTAAAAATCATCAAACTTTGGTGAGAAACCACCTCCATATGGCGTGAATCGCCAGGCACTTCATCCCCGAAAAGTCCGAACCCGCTGAAAACTTGACACTTTTAACTGTTTTCATCAATAATCCGCGCAGGCCAGCGGCAGCCACAGATCATTCGGCCCTCAACCCGCTTGCCTGCCGGCAGTCTTCATCCAAAACAGAAAAAACACCGCCTGGCTGCCCAGACGGCGTTATACTTGTCACTTATCGGTTATTGTTGTTCTTTTTAAAATTGCTGCGGCCTTTTTTGTATGAATTGCGCTGCTGGCCTCCGCCGCTGCGTCCGCGTGAGTTGCGGTCACGTCCGCGGTTGCCGCCGCCTTTTCCTTTGTATCCGCCGGAATTGCCGCGCGCTTTCTTCGTGCTGATCGGTTCAACGGAAGAAAGCTTGACAGGTGTTGTGTCCGGTTCTTTTGTTAAAAGCTTGAGCGCAGCAGACAGGACGGAAATGGAATCATATTCACCGAGAAGCTCTTCGGCAAGATGCTTGTAGTAGCTGGTGTTCCCGCTATCAATGGCTTCCTGGATCCGGTCAACTGTAATACGCTTTTGGCCTTCGAGTGCTTCATCCATAGAAGGCATTTTTTTCTTGTCGATTTTCCGCTTTGTTGTCTTTTCGATCAATTTCAGCTGCGGAATTTCGCGCGGAGTCACGAACGAGATGGCGAGACCGCTCTTGCCGGCACGTCCCGTACGTCCAACGCGGTGCACATAACTTTCCGGATCCTGCGGAATATCGAAATTATACACATGCGTTACACCTGTAATATCAAGTCCGCGGGCCGCAACGTCAGTGGCAACAAGGATTTCAATGTCTCCGCCCTTGAATTTGCGGAGCACTTGCAGCCTGCGGGATTGCGTCAGGTCTCCGTGAAGCCCTTCTGCGGAATAGCCGCGTGAGTTGAGCGCTTCGGCCACTTCATCGACACGGCGCTTCGTGCGCCCGAAAATGATGGCTAGATCCGGTGAATCAATATCAATCAAGCGTGTCAGCACATCGAACTTCTGCTTTTCCTGCACTTCAATATAGTGCTGTTCAATGTTCGGAACGGTGACTTCTTTGGATTTCACTTTTACTACTTCCGGGTTATTCATAAAGCGTTCGGCGATTTTTTGGATCGGACCAGGCATTGTTGCTGAGAACAAGAGGGTCTGGCGCTCTTCCGGAATCGACTTCAGGATGGACTCAATGTCTTCGATGAAGCCCATGTTCAGCATTTCGTCAGCTTCATCCAGGACGACTGTATGAATATTGTTCAGACGCAGTGTTCTGCGGTTGATATGGTCAAGCAGCCTTCCCGGTGTGCCGACGATGATTTCCGGGTTCTTTTTCAACGCGCGGATCTGGCGGTTGATGTCCTGTCCGCCGTATATCGGAAGCGTGCGGATGCCGGTATAGCGGCCGACCCTGTTCAGTTCTTCACCGACCTGGACAGCAAGTTCCCTTGTCGGTGCGATGACGATGCCCTGGATTTTGCCGGCCTTCACATCGATTTTTTCGATCATCGGAATGCCGAAAGCGGTCGTTTTTCCTGTACCGGTCTGGGCCTGTCCAATAACATCTCTGCCGTTCATTGCGAGGGGGATAGTCTGTCCCTGGATAGGAGTTGCTTCCTCAAATCCCATCTGGCTTACTGACTTTAAAATACCTTCGCTCAAATTTAATTCTTGAAAAGTTGTCAATCTTATCATTCTCCTTTTATCTATTTCGGATTTCCGTTGTTGCTGCCCCGGAATCTTGTTCCATAAAAATCTGTCTTCATAAGGCCGTTTCTATGTAAACATGGAAAAAGGCAGTTTCCGCCCAATGGGAAGATTGCCTTTATTACCCGACTCAACAGCATCGCAATCCTTTACCTTAAAAAGATCTGCACTGTTGCTATCCAGTTGCGAACCCTCTAAAATTAACATAATCGTACCACTTTCCCCTGAATTATTCAACGGACACACATTCGTGCCTGCCGGAGAATTGATTATAAGATGAAGAGGGATGCAAAATGAACAAACCAATTGTCAATCCTTTCATTGCACTTGCGATCGGTGCTGTATCCGTTTCCACCTCGGCCATTTTCGTCAAGCTGGCCACAGCACCGGCACCTGTTACCGCAGCATACCGGCTTTTTTTTACCGTTTTGCTCATGCTGCCGGTCATTTTGTTCAAGTACAGGAAAGAACTTAAGCTGATCAATCGGAGAGATTGGATCTTCACAAGTATTGCCGGGATGTTTCTGGCGCTTCATTTCATTCTGTGGTTTGAATCGCTTGAATATACATCAGTCGCCAGTTCAGTCGTGCTTGTCACCCTGCAGCCGCTGTTTGCATTTGCCGGCACATATTTTTTCTTTAAGGAAAAGCTTACGGCCGGAGCAGCGCTCAGCGTCATCCTCGCATTATCAGGAAGCTTCATGATCAGCTGGGGCGACTTCAGGATAAGCGGCGCGGCGCTGTTCGGCGACATTCTGGCACTGCTCGGAGCAGCTGCCGTCACCGGCTACTTTTTATCAGGGCAAAGCGTGCGGAAACGCCTGTCTCTAATGACATACACGTTTGTGGTATACAGCATCAGCACGGGCTTTTTGTTTACATACAGCCTAATGTTGGGACATTCATTACAAGCATACCCAAAAAACGACTGGCTCATGTTTCTATTGCTCGCCATTTTTCCGACGCTGCTCGGGCATACTTTATTTAACTGGGCATTGAAATGGCTGAGCACCTCTGTCATATCCATGAGCATTCTGTTTGAGCCGATCGGGGCTTCCATTCTGGCCTATTATATCCTGGGCGAAACGGTGTCGATGACGCAAGTCACCGGCGGATTCCTGATTCTTTTCGGTATATTCCTGTTTTTGTTCTTTCATAAACGCGCCGAGCGCATACATCGGACAAAAGCGCTTAAAGGTTTTAATAGGCGGGCAGATGTATAAATGATACAATGTAAAAAGGACTAATAAGGTAAGGTGGGTGGGATATAATGGCAATTAAATTGATCACTGACGGCAGCTGTGACTTGCCTCACGATATATTTGAAAAGTACGATATTGAAGTTGTTTCATTAACGGTTTCGTTCGGGGACCGCCATTTTAAGACCGGAACTGAAATCGACAGCCAGACGTTTTACAGGATGATGCGTGAGGAAGAGGATTTTCCGAGATCGGCAAGCCCGTCACCACAGGACTTCCTTGATGTGTTCAACAAGACTGCTCCGGAGGATGAGATTCTGGTGCTTGCCCTGTCAAACGCACTTAGCAGCACGTATGACAGCTCTATGATGGCCAGGCAAATGTTTTTGGACGAGCATGGCGGCCGCAGGGTGGAAGTTTTCAATACAAATTCCGCATCAGCAGGACTCGCTCTGCTCGTATACGAAACTGCGCTGGAAATTGAAGACGGGCTCGGAATGGATGCCATTGTCGCTTCCGT comes from the Bacillus marinisedimentorum genome and includes:
- a CDS encoding rhomboid family intramembrane serine protease, whose translation is MFVRTEDFRTFLRLYPVVSIIVAVNFLIAILAWFFPDLAAKGIGVNILIAQGEYWRLVTPIFLHGGLGHVLFNSFSLVLFGPYLERLLGKGKFLLVYLLTGIAADIATYMLESPYYSHVGSSGAIFGLFGIYLYMVLFRKDLIDQANSQIVITILVIGLLMTFTRANINILAHLFGLISGAAIAPLFLGSPPRSPYGYNPYPARRRRNWTLPAGTLPKIMWGVLAVLILIGLLARF
- a CDS encoding PH domain-containing protein, producing MRPLPQQRISRKALKVWSMTAAIPFIIIWVLYIGYIVLSVRFGLPGWIAAASGAALAVLSFLFVFLLPKIRWRRWRYEVHENEIDLQRGVWIVKRTLVPMVRVQHVDTEQGPFLRRYGLATVIISTAATVHEIPALALEEADGLRDRISELARVAKDDV
- the mscL gene encoding large conductance mechanosensitive channel protein MscL, with the protein product MVNEFKEFTLKGNMVDMSIGVLIGTAFGKIIDSFITDMLMPPIGLLLGKVDFASLYINLSGKPFDSLAEAKAAGAATINYGIFISAVLHFLIVTFAIFISIKQINKLRADPVVPLAAKECPYCKSPISMQAVRCPRCTSHLEEGNAAGGIPGRPRVMIAGRSRHEIRR
- the acpS gene encoding holo-ACP synthase; protein product: MIHGIGIDIVELDRIEKLMERQSRFLARILTEAELKRCGSLSGRRKLEFAAGRFAVKEAFSKAAGTGIGSELSFQDIETASDPAGKPYIKSKLFNSRFHVHASISHSREYAAAQVIIESL
- a CDS encoding bifunctional ADP-dependent NAD(P)H-hydrate dehydratase/NAD(P)H-hydrate epimerase, which codes for MQIVTANEMYAIDRCTMEKVKLPGAALMENAGRAAAAEIEKRVDKNNRITVLAGTGNNGGDGFVIARTLLARGYDVTLWVLAPEEKLKGDAGLHRDIFTASGYTARYAEQEGTDVLLSELPAFDVYIDAIFGIGIKGDVRPPYREIIAAVNGMKGMKIAIDIPSGLEADSSRYPDIVFKADATITLQCPKTGAFLYPGREAYGELVTVDIGIPPAVIEKEAGKRIVWGEADAAASLPRRRADSHKGSHGKGLVIGGSRMMKGAPAMASLAALRSGTGLLTAAVPESVLDAVASHAMEAMYRSLPEKDGFIASLHGVNVSEFDGIAAGPGFGRHEQGTEVIEYLLKAVKAPLVLDADALYHAGFLKDELKQRPEPVILTPHPGEMAHLAGVSVAEVQSRRFQLSQEFAAEFGVYLVLKGPYTIVTAPDGRQWVNTTGNPALAKGGSGDVLTGMILAFLMQHTEIQPALSNAVFLHGRAADYLMKAGHTSMDVLAGDLVDALPAAFLTVAN
- a CDS encoding LolA family protein; the encoded protein is MKKTFIPMVLSVLLVLSLAACGEKSQEDVMSSLDEKLNKMSSYKADAKMTLETGKEPQIYEVEIWYKKPSYYRVLLKNAEKDQSQMILRNDDGVFVLTPALNKSFRFQSEWPDNSSQPYLFESLARDILNDPESAFTAKESDFVFETKTNYQNNKMLPRQEITLNKKNLAPRQVKVMDQDGNALVKVEYSKFDWDADFDDNAFDMDRNMTSGQIDMPTMAEPKADSFEVLYPVNKPEGVKLVEEKEMKTANGKRVVLTFGGEKSFTLIEETASASESAAPVMMDGEPAHLHNAVAAITDTSISWTDEGVDYYLVSNDLTKEEMLEIARSVQGQAVK
- a CDS encoding PH domain-containing protein; this encodes MMFEQRRLHPVAAVISFLKMLKELIVPVLFLLFVGPGGNDPFQKYYYLGLLALLVILLAAGIVSWLRYTYRVEGNELRIEYGIFVRKKRYIPLERIQSIDFSRGILQRMFGLVKVQVETAGGGAQAEAVLTAVKMEEAEELKIALKPQPLDMPEGEEESAEEQTEVTYRLTTSDLLIAASTSGGIGVILSALAALASQFDELIPEDMFVEAFEWVVGLGVLVIVGAVLVGAVIAWLLSIAGTIIRYGNFTVTRKGDDIIISRGLIEKRQVTIPVRRIQAVRMSESVLRQPFGFATLFIESAGGASSKEEDFSTTLYPILRRRDTEAFLEKMLPEYSLSSIYTGPPARALRRYLFRAAVPAVIPAAAAAVWLYPWGMIGLLLIPAAGFIGYLRWKDAGWHIDSGFLFLRYRQFGRTTVALPKKRVQSLQVSQHLFQRRQGLASISSAVVSSFAGKDFTVKDLREEDVLDMFEWYSHERPDFIEKDRGLLSNPLLDEPE
- the uvsE gene encoding UV DNA damage repair endonuclease UvsE; the protein is MTIIRLGYVAMSVNLQNASPSRTMTFTQFKKIKDREAAIAKLERISRANIENSLRLLKHNAAHDISFFRFSSRLVPLANHPEVEDWDYLKAIQGSLAEIKNWLAEHPARVDFHPDHFVLLTSRKVDVLNNTIKTLNMHHGLLKGMGVPARHRCVLHVGGTYKDKEKALEVFVNNWGYVPHHIQEMIMLENDDTTFHTADTLYLCEKLGIPLVFDYHHHLAHYDEEDFIVYWERILQTWEQSDLPVKMHISSPRNEKDYRAHADFIDPDMFFDFLNKVKGSVKQIDCMIEAKQKDDALFRLMEDVKKHPDAEVIDGASFKIT
- a CDS encoding DEAD/DEAH box helicase, yielding MTTFQELNLSEGILKSVSQMGFEEATPIQGQTIPLAMNGRDVIGQAQTGTGKTTAFGIPMIEKIDVKAGKIQGIVIAPTRELAVQVGEELNRVGRYTGIRTLPIYGGQDINRQIRALKKNPEIIVGTPGRLLDHINRRTLRLNNIHTVVLDEADEMLNMGFIEDIESILKSIPEERQTLLFSATMPGPIQKIAERFMNNPEVVKVKSKEVTVPNIEQHYIEVQEKQKFDVLTRLIDIDSPDLAIIFGRTKRRVDEVAEALNSRGYSAEGLHGDLTQSRRLQVLRKFKGGDIEILVATDVAARGLDITGVTHVYNFDIPQDPESYVHRVGRTGRAGKSGLAISFVTPREIPQLKLIEKTTKRKIDKKKMPSMDEALEGQKRITVDRIQEAIDSGNTSYYKHLAEELLGEYDSISVLSAALKLLTKEPDTTPVKLSSVEPISTKKARGNSGGYKGKGGGNRGRDRNSRGRSGGGQQRNSYKKGRSNFKKNNNNR